In one window of Archocentrus centrarchus isolate MPI-CPG fArcCen1 chromosome 11, fArcCen1, whole genome shotgun sequence DNA:
- the cks1b gene encoding cyclin-dependent kinases regulatory subunit 1 yields the protein MSHKQIYYSDKYDDDKYEYRHVMLPKELAKRVPKTHLMSETEWRNLGVQQSQGWVHYMIHQPEPHILLFRRPLPNPKS from the exons ATGTCTCACAAACAGATCTACTACTCTGACAAATATGACGACGACAAATACGAGTACAG GCATGTAATGCTACCCAAAGAGCTTGCCAAGCGTGTCCCCAAAACCCATTTAATGTCGGAGACCGAGTGGAGAAACCTTGGGGTCCAACAGAGTCAAGGATGGGTGCATTATATGATCCACCAGCCAG AGCCACACATCCTGCTGTTCCGGCGCCCTCTGCCCAACCCAAAATCATAA